The Edaphobacter sp. 12200R-103 genome contains a region encoding:
- a CDS encoding aldo/keto reductase: protein MSPLSRRDFLKTSLAAGTFANAGALPLYASRRTATDIVSLGKSGVGVTRLAFGTGTHNGQVQAALGQKEFTRLVHYAYDHGIRFFETSESYVTPAMLGEALKGLPRDSYQLMSKVTTDKDTNPKGRLDQIRKTVQTEYFDIMLLHWQHTSDWATESAPWQDAILEAQSKQQIRARGASVHGLPALRRMPGNQWLQIAMIRMNHKGIQMDGTSWTDSSHNPDHVPEVVEHVRQVRSQGMGVISMKLVGEGAFTRQEDRQAAMRFAFYNAGVDCVTVGFKNTQEIDEAIGNLNLALA from the coding sequence ATGAGCCCACTTTCTCGCCGCGACTTTCTAAAGACATCTCTTGCCGCTGGAACATTTGCCAATGCAGGAGCCCTCCCCCTATATGCCTCTCGCAGGACGGCCACTGACATCGTGTCGTTAGGTAAATCGGGGGTTGGAGTGACACGGCTAGCCTTCGGCACCGGCACGCACAACGGCCAGGTCCAGGCTGCTCTTGGTCAAAAGGAATTCACACGGCTGGTCCACTATGCCTATGATCACGGCATCCGCTTTTTCGAGACTTCGGAATCCTATGTCACTCCTGCCATGCTCGGCGAGGCTCTCAAAGGTCTTCCTCGCGATAGTTACCAACTCATGAGCAAGGTCACTACTGACAAAGATACGAATCCCAAGGGACGTCTGGACCAGATACGTAAGACCGTGCAGACTGAGTACTTCGATATCATGCTGCTGCACTGGCAGCACACCTCCGACTGGGCTACAGAGAGCGCCCCTTGGCAGGACGCTATTCTCGAAGCTCAATCAAAGCAGCAAATACGCGCTCGCGGAGCTTCCGTTCATGGTCTTCCCGCACTTCGCCGTATGCCAGGTAATCAATGGCTTCAGATTGCCATGATCCGTATGAACCATAAAGGCATCCAAATGGATGGGACTTCCTGGACCGACAGTAGTCACAATCCTGACCACGTCCCGGAGGTCGTTGAGCACGTACGGCAGGTACGCAGCCAAGGCATGGGTGTCATTAGCATGAAGCTTGTCGGTGAGGGAGCCTTTACTCGCCAGGAGGACCGGCAGGCCGCCATGCGCTTTGCCTTTTATAACGCAGGCGTAGACTGTGTCACCGTCGGTTTCAAAAACACGCAGGAGATCGATGAGGCTATCGGCAACCTCAATCTCGCACTTGCCTGA
- a CDS encoding tetratricopeptide repeat protein, whose product MVLVCSVAISAAEANSGSDQELNREFQSAVSHYNAGRFDEAASELEALLPRTPKSFEVHELLGLVYSEQRKEAQALEQLQVAVNLKPDSAAARTNLAASLVRAGKLPLAEEQFHKAIVLEPRSYEANHNLGELYAQSGRLKEAVPYLKNAQALQPSYDNGYNLALAYFLVEELVPASDLAHALLREKNTGELHNLLGQIDEKREQFVDAANEFAAAAQMDPNEDNLFSWGGEMLLHRAYEPAIDIFEQATARYPKSSRLFIGLGMALYSRARYDEAVKALLTAADLKPDDARCYFFLSKAFANTPIQTEDVIARFKRYAELEPNNANAAYFYATALWKGERAEDLEKILPQVENLLQRAIALDPKMADAHMQLASLYSGQKEYARSIAEYQSALKLNPDLPDAHYRLGQAYIHTGQKDRAQAELEIYQKQRARHLAEADRERAEVKQFVYSAKSAAAQKQ is encoded by the coding sequence ATGGTGCTCGTGTGCTCGGTGGCCATTTCTGCCGCTGAAGCGAACTCGGGATCCGACCAGGAACTGAACCGAGAGTTTCAGTCTGCTGTAAGTCATTACAATGCCGGGCGATTTGACGAAGCGGCTTCGGAGCTTGAAGCGCTTTTGCCCAGAACTCCGAAGAGCTTCGAGGTCCACGAGCTTCTTGGTCTGGTCTACTCTGAGCAAAGGAAGGAAGCGCAGGCGCTGGAACAGTTGCAGGTTGCGGTAAACCTCAAGCCGGACTCCGCAGCGGCCCGGACGAATCTGGCTGCGTCTCTGGTGCGTGCCGGAAAGTTACCATTGGCGGAAGAGCAGTTTCACAAAGCAATTGTTCTTGAGCCCAGGAGTTATGAGGCAAACCATAATCTGGGAGAGCTCTATGCTCAATCGGGAAGACTGAAAGAGGCCGTTCCTTATCTGAAAAACGCGCAGGCACTTCAGCCGTCGTACGATAACGGGTATAACCTCGCGCTCGCGTACTTTCTAGTAGAGGAACTGGTTCCAGCAAGCGACCTTGCCCATGCATTACTCCGAGAGAAGAATACAGGTGAACTGCACAACCTCCTCGGACAGATTGATGAGAAAAGGGAACAGTTTGTCGATGCTGCGAACGAGTTTGCCGCTGCAGCGCAGATGGATCCGAATGAAGATAACCTATTCTCCTGGGGCGGAGAGATGCTGCTGCATCGCGCTTACGAGCCTGCCATCGATATCTTCGAACAGGCTACAGCGCGTTATCCTAAGTCGTCGCGACTCTTTATAGGGCTGGGGATGGCATTGTATTCGCGTGCGAGATATGACGAAGCAGTAAAAGCGCTTTTGACGGCCGCCGACTTGAAACCCGATGATGCTCGCTGTTATTTTTTCCTGTCGAAAGCTTTTGCGAACACTCCCATTCAGACCGAGGATGTGATCGCTCGTTTCAAGCGCTATGCCGAGCTTGAGCCAAACAATGCGAATGCAGCATATTTTTACGCCACGGCGCTCTGGAAAGGAGAGCGTGCAGAGGATTTGGAAAAAATCCTTCCACAGGTTGAGAATCTGCTTCAACGTGCGATTGCTCTCGATCCAAAAATGGCAGATGCACACATGCAATTAGCCAGTCTATATTCGGGGCAAAAGGAATATGCAAGATCCATTGCGGAGTATCAGAGTGCCCTCAAGCTGAATCCTGATCTTCCAGATGCGCACTACCGGCTGGGGCAGGCTTATATCCATACCGGGCAGAAGGACCGTGCGCAAGCGGAGCTGGAAATCTACCAGAAACAGCGGGCACGGCATCTCGCTGAAGCGGATAGGGAACGAGCAGAGGTGAAGCAGTTCGTTTATTCGGCGAAGAGTGCTGCCGCTCAGAAACAGTAA
- a CDS encoding TonB-dependent receptor domain-containing protein — protein MSSLQWIIPILFLALSVAPLPAQVDQGTITGAVTDLSGAAVPHAKVTLASSETGLTLERQTNESGIYTFSPIKIGHYRVTVGAPGFQTTTRENLVLNVQGRLGVNFSLKPGEVSQNVVVSTAPPLLETQTSAIGQVVDSKTINETPLNGRNWVFIAQLSAGVAPPQGQTRGSGKGDFVANGQRAEQNNFILDGVDNNTNLVDFLNGSTFVQRPPPDALAEFNLQTSNYSAEFGHSAGAVLNASIKSGTNQIHGDVWEYFRSDKLNARNWNALTVPPFHQNQFGATLGLPIWKDKIFYFGDIEANRVSIGQTNNYTVPTAKMRTGDFTELLDPTLTGYSGPINLYQPVSRGSVPLGASCGRQPNVFCPSDIDPVAQNILNMYPLPNTNGGKTFNNFTTNVGKHDNTIQWDQRLDWNISQKDQIYGRYSYLHQIITNELPFGPILDGSGYGGQQDTSLAQNGMFSETHVFSPSITNEFRFGYNWGVFNFLQPNATNYTLAGDLGLGNVPFTPLQGGLPQGQLQGTVGASYWGSSGTSNESQNVYQILDNVTKIMGNHSLKFGVAFQNIRFYYTYAQNPRGQYNFNGSYTSVPGSSATSGTADFLANKMSSAYITNNPGVHDQQWYDSGYVQDDWRVTPKLTLNLGIRYDWYQPYAESRYKQANFVLTGPVSIGHGTAVYQLPKGAEQYQLAPAFLSLLAANNVSVQYVGNTRLVGPQNTNFAPRIGFAYQLDSQSVIRGGYGIFYGGLQSHGNTNIGANYPFNLTATYNQPDCNSGNCSPLPYTLQSGLPPLTTEAAPSQPGFHSVDPKIKTPYTQNYSLSFQRAFTTDMVMSVAYVGNVSKHLSTYWAPNSALALTTASTNTQFLQPFPGLGGTGQIQYSGISSYNSLQAKLEKRFSQGLSFLATYTWAHALDDSSSAGGLSTGIGVRSYYLLGLNSEYTNSSYDIRNRFTFNGNYQLPFGHGRTYLHDSRWTDLAVGGWSLSGTFTAQSGIPIGGISPIGSTASGGSSRAVMIRDPFAPGGNPPSGGAASCPTETRTRDNWYNPCSFANPLDGRKIPAGALITDPATVLQYLGDKQNIVYGPGYWRADTSLFKNFATIREQYLQFRVDAFNVFNHPTWGNPSTTNNGSGGGEITGPKNLQANAPDARFLQLSLKYVF, from the coding sequence ATGTCTTCATTGCAATGGATCATTCCGATACTTTTCCTGGCGTTGTCGGTTGCTCCATTGCCGGCGCAGGTCGATCAAGGAACGATTACCGGTGCGGTCACGGACCTGAGCGGCGCAGCCGTCCCTCATGCAAAGGTAACGTTGGCCTCGTCGGAGACCGGTCTGACACTCGAGCGACAGACGAATGAAAGCGGTATCTACACGTTCTCTCCGATCAAGATCGGTCACTACAGGGTGACGGTGGGCGCGCCAGGATTTCAGACGACAACTAGGGAGAACCTTGTGCTGAATGTTCAGGGACGGCTGGGAGTGAACTTCTCGCTGAAACCTGGGGAGGTGTCACAGAATGTGGTCGTCAGCACGGCTCCTCCTCTGCTGGAAACCCAGACCAGTGCCATCGGGCAGGTGGTGGATTCCAAGACGATCAATGAAACCCCGCTAAACGGAAGAAATTGGGTTTTTATTGCACAGCTCTCGGCGGGTGTCGCACCTCCTCAGGGACAGACTCGTGGATCCGGCAAGGGGGACTTTGTCGCAAACGGTCAACGCGCGGAACAGAATAACTTTATTCTCGACGGCGTAGATAACAACACGAACCTTGTCGACTTTCTCAACGGATCGACCTTCGTGCAGAGGCCACCGCCGGACGCTTTGGCAGAATTCAACCTGCAGACCAGCAACTACAGCGCTGAGTTTGGCCATTCGGCAGGTGCAGTGTTGAACGCCAGCATCAAATCCGGAACCAACCAGATTCACGGCGATGTATGGGAGTACTTCCGCAGCGACAAGCTGAATGCGCGAAACTGGAATGCGCTGACGGTTCCACCGTTTCACCAGAATCAATTTGGTGCGACGCTCGGCCTTCCAATCTGGAAAGACAAGATCTTCTACTTTGGCGACATCGAAGCGAACCGAGTTTCGATCGGCCAGACCAATAACTACACCGTACCAACGGCGAAGATGCGAACTGGCGACTTTACCGAGCTGCTGGATCCGACTCTCACGGGCTACTCCGGTCCCATCAACCTGTACCAGCCGGTCAGCCGTGGAAGCGTTCCTCTTGGAGCATCGTGCGGACGGCAGCCGAACGTCTTCTGCCCTTCGGATATCGATCCAGTCGCGCAGAACATTCTCAATATGTATCCGCTGCCGAATACGAATGGCGGGAAGACCTTCAACAACTTCACCACGAATGTGGGCAAGCACGACAACACCATTCAGTGGGATCAGCGCCTTGACTGGAACATCAGCCAGAAGGACCAGATTTACGGCCGTTACAGCTACCTGCACCAGATCATCACGAATGAGCTTCCGTTCGGTCCGATTTTGGACGGCAGCGGATATGGCGGACAACAGGATACAAGCCTTGCCCAGAATGGCATGTTCAGCGAGACGCACGTTTTTAGCCCATCCATAACGAATGAATTTCGCTTTGGCTATAACTGGGGTGTCTTCAACTTCCTCCAACCGAATGCGACTAATTACACCCTGGCTGGCGATCTTGGCCTGGGAAATGTTCCTTTCACGCCTCTCCAGGGTGGCCTTCCTCAAGGCCAGTTACAAGGCACAGTAGGAGCCAGTTATTGGGGATCTTCGGGAACTTCGAACGAGTCGCAGAACGTCTATCAGATTCTTGACAACGTAACCAAGATCATGGGGAATCACTCGCTGAAGTTTGGAGTGGCCTTCCAGAACATCCGCTTCTACTACACGTACGCACAGAATCCACGCGGACAGTACAACTTCAATGGAAGCTATACCAGTGTTCCTGGCTCAAGCGCAACCAGCGGCACGGCGGACTTTCTGGCAAACAAGATGTCCAGTGCATACATTACAAACAATCCTGGAGTACACGATCAACAGTGGTACGACTCCGGCTACGTGCAGGACGACTGGCGCGTAACACCGAAGCTGACTCTGAACCTCGGCATTCGCTATGACTGGTACCAGCCCTATGCGGAGTCCAGATACAAGCAGGCCAACTTTGTCCTTACCGGACCGGTGAGTATTGGCCACGGCACTGCGGTATATCAGTTGCCAAAAGGAGCAGAGCAGTATCAGCTCGCTCCGGCTTTCCTTTCGCTACTCGCTGCAAACAACGTATCCGTGCAATATGTGGGGAATACGCGGCTCGTGGGTCCACAGAACACGAACTTCGCTCCCCGCATAGGGTTTGCTTACCAACTCGATTCGCAATCGGTGATTCGAGGAGGTTACGGCATCTTCTATGGTGGTCTACAGAGTCATGGGAACACCAATATCGGAGCGAACTATCCGTTCAATCTGACGGCAACGTATAACCAACCAGATTGCAATTCCGGAAACTGCTCTCCTTTGCCCTATACCTTGCAGTCGGGTTTGCCACCTCTCACTACGGAGGCCGCTCCATCTCAACCAGGTTTTCACTCTGTAGATCCGAAGATCAAGACGCCTTATACACAGAACTATAGCCTGTCCTTCCAGCGTGCCTTCACCACCGATATGGTGATGTCGGTCGCATATGTTGGCAATGTTTCAAAGCACTTGTCGACGTACTGGGCTCCCAATTCGGCTCTGGCGCTGACGACCGCTTCAACCAACACGCAGTTCCTTCAGCCTTTCCCTGGACTGGGAGGAACGGGGCAGATTCAATACTCCGGCATCAGCTCATATAATTCGCTGCAGGCAAAACTCGAGAAGCGATTCTCGCAAGGATTGTCGTTTCTCGCGACATACACCTGGGCACACGCGCTGGATGACTCCAGCTCAGCTGGAGGACTTTCAACAGGTATTGGCGTCCGTTCGTACTACCTGCTTGGGCTGAACTCCGAGTATACGAATTCGTCTTACGACATACGTAATCGCTTTACATTCAACGGCAACTATCAGCTCCCATTTGGCCACGGCAGAACGTATCTGCATGACTCGCGCTGGACCGACCTTGCAGTAGGTGGATGGTCTCTGAGCGGAACCTTCACGGCACAGTCCGGTATTCCCATTGGAGGCATCAGCCCCATCGGTTCGACAGCTTCAGGGGGATCATCTCGAGCAGTAATGATTCGTGATCCGTTTGCTCCCGGAGGCAATCCTCCATCCGGCGGAGCTGCTAGCTGCCCCACAGAGACCAGGACCAGGGACAACTGGTATAACCCGTGTTCCTTTGCGAATCCTCTGGATGGCCGCAAGATTCCAGCGGGTGCTTTGATTACTGATCCTGCAACGGTATTGCAATATCTCGGTGATAAGCAAAACATCGTTTATGGTCCGGGCTACTGGCGTGCGGATACATCGCTCTTCAAAAATTTCGCCACGATCCGCGAACAGTATCTTCAGTTCCGTGTCGATGCATTCAACGTCTTCAACCATCCCACGTGGGGAAATCCCTCAACTACTAACAACGGCTCTGGCGGCGGAGAGATTACAGGCCCGAAGAATCTTCAGGCCAATGCTCCCGACGCGCGTTTCCTACAGCTTTCACTCAAATACGTCTTTTAG
- a CDS encoding TonB-dependent receptor, with translation MIAQVDQGAITGIVSDPSGAVVPNAHVTLRNTDVGLTLETVTTSSGQYTFSPVRIGHYSVTASAQGFSSTTQENLQVNVQERLQANIQLQVGAATETVTVTGVPPQLQTTEASVGQVIESTTLNNLPLNGRNFTFLAQLSAGVNTPQADTRGNAASGAFSANGLRPAQNNYLLDGIDNNSNAVDFLNGTNFVILPPLDAIQEFKVQTAQFSAEQGRSAGAVLNATIKSGTNSIHGAVWEFFRNEKLDAADWFENYNGVKKGKLRWNQFGASIGGPIVKNKLFYFGDYQGFRRVQGTVLNGNVPTLTERNSGFTDLSDLITQQNGSPHIDALGRSLPYGAILDPATTRPVTVGVVDPVTGIAAQQTGYVRDPFCGAGTSYAAKNCNFNQIPASRLDPNAVKLMNLYPLPVNSRFTTNYTSSPALYEHSNAFDVRGDYNLSDKNQVFGRFSYVDDPQFIPGIFGGIADGGSFQQGIQGAKSEQAVAAWTHVFSPSTVNVGRVGFNHLHTTRFGPQGNNMGIPEQFGIQGIPQVPQNGGLPAIVIDGLQELGSNDYLPSDEVSQTLQVTDDFTKIYGSHSFKMGVEFQRVHFNTLQPAYSRGEFDFNGNFAGVPNQGGDLTGRAQFLLVPTATTVPNGISYVGGANNVHASNINKTYDARNYLAFYFQDDWKVSPKLTLNLGLRWDYFSPISEMNGGQANFVQNGPPNNAATYLIPASGKADRSLSPTFLALLQKDGIALQLTNKYGKALVQTQKTNFAPRAGFAYQVSPLLVVRGGVGLFFNAFENQGYGPNIGENYPFVYNFNFASDTDYHPFSMGANPYGSCATAGPGGSATIGSGLTCAQFTPLAVNGKGLGLQGLQFDYQTPRTLSANLTVQYAITHTISAQAAYVMTDGSSLQAGIGNNRVSQILAAADSTTTYRPFPDFAENGSYQRTIGRSIYNGLQTKIERQSTDGVGFLVTYTFAKTLSDAGDLLNGGSVSGYRAPWVPNFGPHYDWGPAAFDIRHVFHLSGSYELPFGKNKMFLANAGRLTNAVLGGWAVNGIATLQGGQPITLSCPTGATAGTSCRVLKVAGQSQKLGLHRDSSGALSWFGNPAAFAQPCTLIRQSGQLIPNPSQTNCVQIPASSPLVLGGPGSASTVGPGFHRFDFSTFKNFPIHEAIALQFRAEFFNIFNHPNFNAPNFGGNGVTAIGGSGTFTNAAFGRIGSTRDAPFDPRQIQFALKLYY, from the coding sequence TACTCCGTTACTGCCTCAGCGCAAGGGTTTTCGTCGACAACCCAGGAAAACCTGCAAGTGAACGTGCAGGAACGCTTACAGGCCAACATTCAGCTCCAGGTTGGGGCCGCGACGGAGACGGTTACGGTTACAGGAGTTCCGCCGCAACTGCAGACGACAGAGGCATCTGTTGGTCAGGTGATAGAAAGTACCACGCTAAATAACCTGCCTCTCAATGGTCGCAATTTCACCTTTCTGGCGCAACTTTCTGCGGGAGTCAACACGCCGCAGGCAGATACCCGCGGTAATGCGGCGTCAGGCGCCTTTTCCGCCAATGGACTTCGCCCGGCGCAGAATAATTATCTGCTCGATGGTATCGATAACAACTCGAACGCAGTTGACTTTCTGAACGGTACAAATTTCGTCATTCTTCCTCCGCTGGATGCGATTCAGGAATTCAAAGTTCAGACAGCTCAGTTCAGCGCCGAGCAAGGGCGTTCCGCAGGTGCAGTTCTCAATGCGACGATCAAATCCGGAACCAACAGTATTCATGGTGCCGTCTGGGAGTTCTTCCGGAACGAAAAGCTGGATGCCGCTGACTGGTTTGAAAATTATAACGGCGTGAAGAAGGGAAAGTTGCGCTGGAACCAGTTTGGCGCCTCGATTGGCGGTCCTATCGTCAAGAACAAGCTGTTCTATTTCGGCGACTATCAGGGCTTCCGCCGCGTGCAAGGCACGGTGCTTAACGGTAATGTTCCTACCTTGACGGAACGCAATAGTGGTTTTACCGATCTCTCCGATCTGATTACGCAACAAAACGGCTCACCTCATATCGATGCACTGGGGAGATCATTGCCCTATGGAGCGATCCTCGATCCGGCAACAACACGACCAGTTACTGTCGGAGTAGTGGACCCTGTGACAGGGATTGCGGCGCAACAGACTGGCTATGTGCGTGACCCATTCTGCGGCGCGGGAACATCCTATGCAGCGAAAAATTGCAATTTCAACCAAATACCAGCGTCTCGTCTTGACCCGAATGCCGTAAAGCTCATGAACCTCTACCCGCTCCCGGTCAACAGCAGGTTCACGACGAACTATACCTCAAGCCCAGCGCTCTATGAACACAGTAACGCCTTTGACGTTCGCGGTGACTACAATTTGAGCGACAAGAACCAGGTGTTTGGACGCTTCAGCTATGTGGATGACCCGCAGTTTATCCCCGGCATCTTCGGCGGTATCGCGGACGGTGGCAGCTTTCAGCAGGGCATCCAGGGAGCGAAATCTGAGCAGGCTGTTGCCGCATGGACGCATGTGTTTTCTCCAAGCACGGTCAACGTAGGCCGTGTCGGCTTCAATCATCTTCACACCACTCGCTTCGGTCCGCAGGGAAATAACATGGGGATCCCCGAACAATTTGGGATTCAAGGAATTCCCCAGGTACCGCAGAATGGCGGTCTACCTGCCATCGTGATTGATGGCCTGCAAGAGTTGGGCAGCAACGACTACTTGCCCTCCGATGAGGTGAGCCAGACGCTTCAGGTAACGGATGACTTCACGAAGATTTACGGTAGTCACAGCTTCAAGATGGGTGTCGAGTTCCAGAGAGTTCACTTCAATACCTTGCAACCCGCATATTCACGCGGCGAATTTGATTTCAATGGCAATTTCGCTGGAGTTCCTAACCAGGGCGGGGACTTAACCGGACGTGCTCAATTCCTCTTGGTTCCCACCGCCACGACGGTACCAAATGGGATTAGTTATGTAGGAGGCGCGAACAACGTTCATGCGTCCAATATCAATAAGACCTACGATGCCAGGAATTATCTGGCGTTCTATTTCCAAGACGATTGGAAGGTTAGCCCTAAGCTAACCCTCAATCTCGGCCTGCGTTGGGATTATTTCAGCCCCATCTCAGAGATGAATGGCGGCCAGGCGAACTTCGTGCAGAATGGTCCTCCGAACAATGCAGCCACTTATCTGATTCCGGCTTCCGGAAAGGCCGATCGCTCTCTCTCTCCAACGTTCTTGGCTTTGCTCCAAAAAGACGGGATTGCGCTTCAGTTGACGAACAAATATGGAAAAGCGCTTGTTCAGACGCAGAAAACCAATTTCGCGCCGCGAGCGGGCTTCGCGTATCAAGTGTCTCCGCTACTTGTCGTGCGCGGTGGCGTAGGCCTGTTTTTCAATGCGTTCGAAAATCAAGGCTATGGCCCAAACATAGGAGAGAACTATCCCTTCGTTTACAACTTCAACTTCGCTTCCGATACCGACTATCACCCCTTTAGTATGGGAGCTAACCCATACGGCTCCTGTGCTACGGCCGGTCCAGGAGGAAGCGCCACGATTGGGTCAGGTTTGACTTGCGCGCAATTCACTCCCTTGGCGGTAAACGGCAAAGGCCTTGGTCTGCAAGGACTGCAGTTTGATTATCAGACGCCCCGGACTCTCAGCGCTAACCTGACCGTTCAATATGCCATTACGCATACCATCTCGGCACAGGCTGCCTATGTCATGACGGACGGAAGCTCTCTGCAGGCTGGTATCGGGAATAACCGGGTCTCTCAGATTCTCGCTGCTGCTGACAGCACGACCACGTATCGGCCGTTCCCAGATTTTGCCGAGAACGGCAGCTATCAGCGGACGATCGGTCGGAGTATCTACAACGGCCTTCAGACAAAGATAGAGCGCCAGTCGACGGACGGAGTGGGCTTTCTGGTGACTTATACTTTCGCCAAGACTTTGTCTGACGCCGGTGATCTTCTGAACGGCGGCAGTGTCAGTGGCTACCGCGCCCCATGGGTTCCAAATTTTGGACCGCATTACGATTGGGGGCCGGCGGCGTTTGATATCCGACATGTCTTCCATCTCAGCGGCAGCTATGAGTTGCCATTCGGCAAGAATAAGATGTTCCTCGCCAATGCTGGCAGACTGACCAACGCAGTGCTTGGTGGCTGGGCAGTGAACGGTATCGCAACCCTTCAAGGTGGACAGCCAATTACCTTGAGTTGCCCAACCGGAGCTACTGCGGGCACGAGCTGCAGGGTACTGAAGGTTGCCGGGCAAAGCCAAAAGCTAGGCCTGCATCGGGATTCGAGCGGAGCTCTCTCCTGGTTTGGGAACCCCGCCGCATTCGCTCAACCCTGCACCCTCATACGCCAGAGTGGGCAGCTCATTCCAAATCCCAGTCAGACGAATTGTGTACAGATCCCAGCGAGCAGCCCGCTTGTTCTTGGCGGCCCAGGCTCGGCGAGCACAGTTGGGCCTGGATTCCACCGGTTTGACTTCTCAACCTTCAAGAACTTCCCGATTCACGAAGCCATCGCCCTTCAGTTCCGGGCGGAGTTCTTCAATATCTTCAACCATCCCAACTTCAACGCGCCGAACTTCGGCGGAAATGGCGTAACTGCAATTGGAGGTTCGGGAACCTTCACAAACGCTGCATTCGGTCGAATCGGATCGACACGTGACGCTCCGTTTGACCCAAGGCAAATCCAGTTTGCCTTGAAGCTGTATTACTAG
- a CDS encoding aldose epimerase family protein: MQSKVEVKQTQWHDEADLFILRNHHLEIELSDYGARLLRVRSPDKSGILEDVVLGFETLTDYFADSAYMGATIGRFANRIAGGSFQLGGKTYHLKLPAGAKHGLHGGAEGFDRRRWLAEVLSDGICMRLISPDGDMGFPGVLEVSVTYRLQDDSLRISYGAVSDATTLLNLTNHAYFNLRGDDRDDILSHEIQIFADSFTPIDEDAIPTGEIKNVTGTAFDLRHSVRIADRIATTDPQILAGNGFNHNFVLNSEGLREVAKLYEPISGRTLTVVTSEPGLQFYTGNALNRTRGRQGRFYGPYSGLCLETQHFPDSPHHPNFPTTILAGGKHFSSTTIYLFGVKQ, translated from the coding sequence ATGCAGAGCAAAGTCGAAGTAAAGCAAACGCAATGGCATGACGAAGCGGACCTTTTTATTCTTCGCAACCATCACCTCGAGATCGAGCTAAGCGACTACGGGGCAAGATTGCTTAGGGTAAGGTCCCCTGACAAGTCAGGCATCCTGGAAGATGTAGTTCTCGGCTTCGAAACACTCACCGACTATTTCGCCGACAGTGCATACATGGGAGCAACCATCGGACGTTTCGCAAACAGGATTGCTGGTGGATCTTTCCAGTTGGGAGGAAAGACGTATCATCTTAAGCTTCCCGCAGGCGCGAAACATGGCCTTCATGGTGGGGCAGAAGGATTTGATCGCAGGCGATGGCTTGCTGAAGTGCTGAGTGATGGCATCTGCATGCGCCTTATTTCCCCGGACGGTGATATGGGATTTCCCGGCGTGCTCGAGGTCTCAGTCACTTACCGCCTTCAGGATGACAGCCTTCGTATCAGCTATGGAGCTGTCTCGGATGCCACCACCCTTTTGAATCTCACCAATCACGCATATTTCAACTTGCGGGGTGACGACCGAGACGACATACTCTCGCACGAGATTCAAATCTTCGCCGATTCCTTTACTCCGATCGACGAAGATGCCATCCCTACCGGAGAGATAAAGAATGTCACCGGAACAGCCTTTGATTTACGTCACTCGGTAAGGATTGCAGATCGCATCGCAACTACAGATCCGCAAATACTCGCCGGAAATGGTTTCAACCATAACTTTGTTCTGAATAGTGAGGGGCTACGCGAGGTGGCGAAACTCTATGAGCCAATCTCAGGAAGAACACTCACAGTCGTTACCTCCGAACCCGGCCTTCAGTTCTACACCGGAAATGCCCTCAATCGTACCCGAGGACGGCAAGGGCGTTTTTATGGTCCTTATTCCGGACTTTGTCTGGAAACCCAGCACTTTCCCGACTCACCGCACCACCCAAACTTCCCTACAACGATTCTGGCTGGCGGTAAGCACTTCTCTTCGACAACGATCTATCTCTTCGGAGTCAAACAGTGA